The Mycolicibacterium boenickei genome has a segment encoding these proteins:
- a CDS encoding MFS transporter, producing the protein MRPWIVWAAGLLAYIIAVLDRTTLGVSGLQAADRFAASPGVLSTFVVLQVIVYAAAQVPAGLLLDRFGSRALIVCGAALMTAGQLVLALSESLPAAIGARAIVGLGDALTFISVLRLVPYWFEPQRVPLVAQLTGICGQLGQVLSAVPFLAILTGSGWTPAYLSVAAFGIVVIVLALALIRNTPHGSALTSEPISLHTTLSRIKTVWLRPGTRLGFFTHMGTQFSVTVFALMWGVPYLTVAQGLSETAAGSLLTVSVVAAISAGIMIGIFTGRHPHRRSRLVLWIIASNALIWTVVLALPGPAPVWLLVVLIVVISVGGPGSMVGFDFARTFNPSHTLGTAQGMVNMGGFLAALLVMQAMGLILSGTDSYSFASFRLAWSVQYAVWILATIGILITRTKTRRLLAAEQERMLLESFETHPGR; encoded by the coding sequence GTGCGTCCCTGGATCGTCTGGGCCGCCGGGCTACTCGCCTACATCATCGCGGTCCTCGACCGCACCACGCTCGGCGTCTCGGGTCTGCAGGCCGCTGACAGGTTTGCCGCGAGCCCGGGTGTGCTGTCCACGTTCGTCGTGCTGCAGGTGATCGTCTACGCCGCGGCCCAGGTTCCGGCCGGATTACTGTTGGACCGGTTCGGGTCTCGTGCACTCATCGTCTGTGGGGCCGCGCTGATGACCGCGGGCCAGCTCGTCCTGGCGCTCAGCGAATCGCTTCCGGCTGCCATCGGTGCCCGGGCCATCGTCGGTCTGGGCGACGCATTGACCTTCATCTCGGTTCTCCGCCTGGTGCCGTACTGGTTCGAGCCGCAGCGCGTCCCGTTGGTCGCGCAGCTGACCGGAATCTGCGGACAGTTGGGGCAGGTCCTTTCCGCGGTCCCATTCCTCGCCATCCTCACCGGCTCCGGCTGGACGCCGGCATACCTGTCGGTCGCGGCCTTCGGCATCGTGGTGATCGTGTTGGCGCTGGCCCTGATTCGCAATACGCCGCACGGTTCCGCGCTGACATCCGAGCCGATCTCCTTGCACACCACCCTGTCCCGCATCAAGACCGTCTGGCTGCGGCCGGGAACAAGGCTCGGATTCTTCACCCATATGGGCACCCAGTTCTCGGTAACGGTGTTCGCATTGATGTGGGGAGTGCCCTACCTGACGGTGGCGCAGGGACTTTCGGAGACCGCGGCAGGCTCCCTGCTGACCGTCTCGGTGGTCGCCGCCATCTCGGCCGGAATCATGATCGGCATATTCACCGGCCGTCATCCGCACCGCAGGTCACGGTTGGTGCTGTGGATCATCGCCAGCAATGCCCTGATCTGGACCGTGGTGCTGGCCTTGCCCGGCCCGGCGCCCGTGTGGCTGTTGGTGGTGCTCATCGTCGTCATCTCGGTGGGCGGCCCGGGTTCGATGGTCGGCTTCGACTTCGCCCGGACCTTCAATCCGAGCCACACGCTGGGCACGGCCCAGGGCATGGTGAACATGGGCGGCTTCCTGGCTGCGCTCCTCGTGATGCAGGCGATGGGCCTGATCCTGTCCGGCACCGACAGCTACTCGTTCGCGTCGTTCCGGCTGGCCTGGTCGGTGCAATACGCGGTGTGGATCCTGGCCACGATCGGAATCCTGATCACCCGCACCAAGACCCGACGGCTGCTGGCCGCCGAGCAGGAACGAATGCTGTTGGAAAGCTTCGAGACTCACCCGGGCCGGTGA
- a CDS encoding MerR family transcriptional regulator yields the protein MVEYRLEDLARISGVSARNIRAYRERGLLDSPRRVGRSAYYGERHLAQLTAISQLLAKGFNSAHIAEFFAGLRSGKDLPGALGIEASDWGRPKTLALNVDPADDDVRTLVDFGLLHIVDGAVEMSDPALAALVADAEDQRRCIRIIAHLARSTDAAIDRVAESVVDALSECRGGSSDTDLRELARAVVSVGLERSLRTGLATAD from the coding sequence TTGGTTGAGTATCGTCTTGAGGATCTGGCGCGCATTTCCGGCGTCAGCGCTCGCAATATCCGCGCTTATCGTGAGCGCGGACTGTTGGATTCGCCGCGCCGCGTCGGGCGCTCGGCGTACTACGGCGAGCGGCACCTGGCGCAGTTGACGGCGATCAGCCAGCTACTGGCCAAGGGTTTCAACTCGGCGCACATCGCCGAGTTCTTCGCAGGCTTGCGCAGCGGCAAGGACCTGCCCGGCGCCCTGGGGATCGAAGCTTCGGACTGGGGCCGTCCGAAAACACTGGCACTGAATGTGGATCCGGCCGACGATGATGTCCGCACCCTCGTGGACTTCGGGTTGCTACATATCGTCGACGGCGCCGTGGAGATGTCCGACCCGGCGCTGGCCGCACTGGTCGCCGACGCCGAGGACCAGCGGCGCTGCATCCGCATCATCGCCCACCTCGCTCGGTCGACGGACGCGGCGATCGATCGGGTCGCCGAGTCGGTTGTCGATGCGCTCTCCGAATGCCGAGGCGGCTCGTCCGATACCGACCTGCGTGAGCTGGCCCGGGCCGTCGTCTCGGTCGGGCTGGAACGGTCCCTGCGGACGGGCCTGGCCACCGCCGATTAG
- a CDS encoding type I polyketide synthase has protein sequence MTIYEHDRVSAGRNDDEGSVGRQADSTHALVDRLSAGEPYAVAFGGQGSAWLETLEELVSSAGIEAELATLAGEAELLLEPVAAELVVVRPIGFEPLQWVRALAAEEPVPSDKQLTSAAVSVPGVLLTQIAAVRALARQGMDLVATPPVAVAGHSQGVLAVEALAAKGAKDVQLLALAQLIGAAGTLVARRRGITVLGDRPPMVSVTNAEPERIYELLEEFSQDVRTVLPPVLSIRNGRRSVVITGTPEQLSRFELYCNQIAEKEEAERKSKVRGGAVFAPVFDPVQVEVGFHTPRLADGIEIVARWAEAVGIDVELARAMTEAILVSQVDWVDEITEISEAGARWILDLGPGDILTRLTAPVVRGLGIGIVPAATRGGQRNLFTIGAVPEVARPWSSYAPTVVSLPDGSVKLSTKFTRLTGRSPILLAGMTPTTVDAKIVAAAANAGHWAELAGGGQVTEPIFNDRIAELGDLLEPGRAIQFNTLFLDPYLWKLQVGGKRLVQRARQSGAPIDGVVVSAGIPDLEEAVELIGELNDLGISHVVFKPGTVEQIRSVIRIAAEVPTKPVIVHIEGGRAGGHHSWEDLDDLLLATYSELRSRSNITICVGGGIGTPERSAEYLSGRWSAAHGYPLMPIDGILVGTAAMATLEATTSPQVKQLLVDTKGTEAWVGAGKASGGMASGRSQLGADIHEIDNTASRCGRLLDEVAGDAEAVAARRDEIIAAMTNTAKPYFGDVADMTYLQWLRRYIELAIGEGNSTADTKRDDSQWLDITWRDRFEQMLKRAEARLHAQDFGPIETLFDDEQLLEDPKGALAALVSAYPDAASVQLHPADVPFFVELCKTLGKPVNFVPVIDKDVRRWWRSDSLWQAHDARYDADQVCVIPGTAAVAGITRVDEPVGELLDRFEQAAVDEVLAAGAQPQAVLSRRQGRDDVTGPLAVLLDAPDVLWAGRTSVNPVHRIAPAAEWQVNENRSATNPSTGARLEVADDRHVVLSVPLSGTWINIRFTLTEAIRSGGAPVVEVADAATAMRSVLAIAAGVDGPDALPQVVDGTAKVTVAWNPEQVADHTGVTATFGAPLAPTLTVVPDALVGRCWPAVFAAIGSAVTDSGFPVVEGLLSLVHLDHAAHLLAELPTEPAELTVTATASAATDTEVGRVVPVEVVVKAADGTELAKLEERFAIRGRTGETELTDPVRAGGAISDNATDTPRRRRRDVTVGAPVDMRPFAVVSGDHNPIHTDRAAALLAGLESPIVHGMWLSAAAQHVLTATDGKPIPPAKLVGWTARFLGMVKPGDEVDFRVDRVGIDVGAEVVEVQARIGSELVMAATARLAAPKTVYAFPGQGIQSKGMGMEVRARSKAARKVWDKADKFTRETLGFSVLHVVRDNPTSLIASGVHYEHPEGVLYLTQFTQVAMATTAAAQVAEMREQGAFVEGAIACGHSVGEYTALACVSGVIELEGLLEAVFHRGSKMHDIVPRDERGRSNYRLAAIRPSQIDLADEDVESFVAEIAERTGEFLQIVNFNLRGSQYAIAGTVRGLEALEEEVERRREISGGKRSFILVPGIDVPFHSSVLRVGVDDFRRSLERVLPRDRDPELVVGRYIPNLVPRPFTLDRDFIQEIRDLVPAEPLDEILADYDTWRNERPIELCRKIVIELLAWQFASPVRWIETQDLLFIEEAAGGLGVERFVEIGVKNAPTVAGLATNTLKLPEYAHSTVEVLNAERDAAVLFASDTDPEPEPEVEESAPAAESESAPAAEAAPAPAAAPAAPSGGPRPDDITFDAADATVGLIALSAKMRIDQIEALDSIESITDGASSRRNQLLVDLGSELNLGAIDGAAEADLGALKGQVSKLARTYKPFGPVLSDAINDQLRTVFGPSGKRPGYIAERVTKTWELGPGWAKHVTVEVALGTREGSSVRGGDLGGLHPGALASAADVDKVIDAAVAAVGARQGVPVSLPSAGGAGGGGVVDSAALNEFAEKVTGPDGVLASAARTILGQLGLDVPVTPSDGSATDAELIDLVTTELGSDWPRLVAPAFDGKKAVVFDDRWASAREDLVKLWLAGEDEIDTEWPRLSERFEGAGHAVATQANWWQGKALAAGRTIHASLFGRIAAGAENPGTGRYSNEVAVVTGASKGSIASAVVGQLLDGGATVIATTSRLDDDRLAFYKELYRENARFGATLWVVPANMASYSDIDKLVEWVGSEQIESLGPQSIHLKDAQTPTLLFPFAAPRVAGDLSEAGSRSEMEMKVLLWAVQRLIGGLSTIGAERDIASRLHVVLPGSPNRGMFGGDGAYGESKSALDALVNRWSAESSWAERVSLAHALIGWTKGTGLMGHNDAIVSAVEEAGVTTYSTAEMAAMLLNLCTVEAKVAAAEAPIKADLTGGLGDIKIDMAELAAKAREDMEAKASSASEDDENEGTIPALPSPPRGHNPAPAPEWADLDVDPADLVVIVGGAELGPYGSSRTRFEMEVSGELSAAGVLELAWTTGLVKWEDDPKAGWYDTQTGELVPESEIVERYHDAVVERCGIREFVDDGAIDPDHASPLLVSVFLDKDFSFVVSSEADARAFVSFDPEHTVARPVPDSSDWQVIRKAGTEIRVPRKTKLSRTVGAQIPTGFDPTVWGITPDMANSIDRVALWNIVATVDAFLSSGFTPTELMRWVHPSLVASTQGTGMGGMTSMQTMYHGNLLGRAKPNDILQEVLPNVVAAHVMQSYVGGYGAMVHPVGACATAAVSVEEGVDKIRLGKADLVIAGGFDDLTLEAIIGFGDMAATADTEMMRAKGISDSKFSRANDRRRLGFLEAQGGGTILLARGDLAAKMGLPVLAVVGYAQSFADGVHTSIPAPGLGALGAGRGGKDSQLARSLAKLGVGADDIAVISKHDTSTLANDPNETELHERLADSMGRSAGAPLFIVSQKTLTGHAKGGAAVFQMMGLCQILRDGVIPPNRSLDCVDDELATSGHFVWVREALDLRGKFPLKAGLVTSLGFGHVSGLVALVHPEAFIAALDPAERDDYRKRAEQRTLAGQRRLAGAIAGGRPMYEKPADRRFDHDVPEKRQEAAMLLNADARLGDDDLYVR, from the coding sequence GTGACGATCTACGAACACGACCGGGTGTCCGCCGGTCGCAACGACGATGAAGGATCCGTTGGTCGCCAGGCTGACTCCACCCATGCCCTCGTGGACCGGCTGAGCGCCGGAGAGCCCTACGCCGTGGCCTTTGGTGGCCAGGGCAGCGCCTGGCTGGAGACTCTTGAGGAACTGGTGTCCTCGGCCGGGATCGAGGCCGAGCTGGCGACCCTGGCCGGCGAGGCCGAATTGCTGCTCGAGCCGGTTGCCGCCGAACTCGTCGTGGTGCGGCCCATCGGGTTCGAGCCGCTGCAGTGGGTCCGGGCCCTGGCCGCCGAAGAGCCGGTGCCGTCCGACAAGCAGCTGACCTCGGCCGCTGTCTCGGTGCCTGGTGTGCTGCTCACCCAGATCGCCGCGGTGCGTGCCCTGGCACGACAGGGCATGGACCTGGTGGCCACCCCGCCGGTCGCCGTCGCCGGGCATTCCCAGGGCGTGCTGGCCGTCGAGGCTCTGGCCGCCAAGGGCGCCAAGGACGTGCAGCTGCTGGCGCTGGCGCAGCTGATCGGTGCCGCGGGCACCCTCGTGGCCCGTCGCCGCGGGATCACCGTGCTGGGTGACCGCCCGCCGATGGTTTCGGTGACCAATGCCGAGCCCGAGCGCATCTACGAGCTGCTCGAAGAGTTCAGCCAGGACGTGCGCACCGTGCTGCCTCCGGTGCTGTCGATCCGCAACGGCCGGCGCTCCGTTGTGATCACCGGCACACCCGAGCAGCTGTCGCGGTTCGAGCTGTACTGCAACCAGATCGCTGAGAAGGAAGAGGCCGAGCGCAAGAGCAAAGTCCGCGGCGGCGCGGTCTTCGCCCCGGTCTTCGACCCGGTGCAGGTCGAGGTCGGTTTCCACACCCCGCGCCTGGCCGACGGCATCGAGATCGTCGCGCGTTGGGCCGAGGCCGTCGGCATCGACGTCGAGCTCGCCCGCGCGATGACCGAGGCCATCCTGGTCAGCCAGGTGGACTGGGTCGACGAGATCACCGAGATCAGCGAGGCCGGTGCCCGCTGGATCCTCGACCTCGGCCCCGGCGACATCCTGACCAGACTGACCGCCCCCGTGGTGCGCGGGCTCGGCATCGGGATCGTGCCCGCCGCCACCCGCGGTGGCCAGCGCAATCTGTTCACCATCGGCGCCGTGCCCGAGGTGGCCCGGCCGTGGTCGAGCTACGCCCCGACCGTGGTGAGCCTGCCCGACGGATCGGTCAAGCTCTCGACCAAGTTCACCCGACTGACCGGACGCTCGCCGATTCTGCTGGCCGGTATGACCCCCACCACAGTCGACGCCAAGATCGTCGCGGCTGCAGCAAACGCGGGCCACTGGGCCGAACTCGCCGGCGGCGGGCAGGTCACCGAGCCGATCTTCAACGACCGCATCGCCGAGTTGGGCGATCTGCTGGAGCCCGGCCGGGCCATTCAGTTCAACACGCTGTTCCTCGATCCGTACCTGTGGAAGCTGCAGGTCGGCGGCAAGCGCCTGGTGCAGCGGGCCCGTCAGTCCGGCGCGCCGATCGACGGCGTCGTCGTCAGCGCCGGCATCCCGGACCTGGAAGAGGCGGTCGAGCTGATCGGCGAGCTGAATGATCTGGGCATCAGTCATGTGGTGTTCAAGCCGGGCACCGTCGAGCAGATCCGCTCGGTCATCCGGATCGCGGCCGAGGTGCCCACCAAGCCGGTGATCGTGCACATCGAGGGCGGCCGTGCCGGTGGTCACCACTCGTGGGAGGACCTCGACGACCTGCTGCTGGCCACCTACTCCGAGCTGCGCAGCCGGTCCAACATCACCATTTGCGTCGGCGGCGGCATCGGCACCCCCGAGCGCTCCGCCGAGTACCTGTCCGGCCGCTGGTCGGCCGCCCACGGCTACCCGCTGATGCCGATCGACGGCATCCTGGTCGGCACCGCCGCCATGGCCACCCTCGAGGCCACCACCAGCCCGCAGGTCAAGCAGCTGCTGGTGGACACCAAGGGCACCGAGGCATGGGTGGGTGCGGGCAAGGCTTCGGGCGGCATGGCCTCCGGCCGCAGCCAGCTCGGCGCCGACATCCACGAGATCGACAACACCGCGTCGCGTTGCGGCCGGCTGCTCGACGAGGTGGCCGGTGACGCCGAAGCGGTGGCCGCCCGCCGCGACGAGATCATCGCCGCGATGACCAACACCGCCAAGCCGTACTTCGGTGACGTCGCCGACATGACCTACCTGCAGTGGCTGCGCCGCTACATCGAACTGGCGATCGGCGAGGGCAACAGCACCGCCGACACCAAGCGCGACGACTCGCAGTGGCTGGACATCACCTGGCGGGACCGCTTCGAGCAGATGCTCAAGCGCGCCGAAGCCCGTTTGCACGCACAGGATTTCGGTCCGATCGAGACCCTCTTCGACGACGAGCAGCTGCTCGAGGACCCGAAGGGCGCACTGGCCGCGCTGGTCTCGGCCTACCCGGACGCCGCCTCCGTGCAGCTGCACCCGGCCGACGTGCCGTTCTTCGTCGAGCTCTGCAAGACGCTGGGCAAGCCGGTCAACTTCGTCCCGGTCATCGACAAGGACGTTCGCCGTTGGTGGCGCAGCGATTCGCTGTGGCAGGCCCACGATGCGCGCTACGACGCGGACCAGGTCTGCGTCATCCCCGGCACCGCCGCCGTGGCCGGCATCACCCGGGTCGACGAGCCCGTCGGTGAGCTGCTGGACCGCTTCGAGCAGGCCGCCGTCGACGAGGTGCTGGCCGCAGGCGCCCAGCCGCAGGCCGTGCTGTCGCGCCGTCAGGGCCGCGACGACGTCACCGGCCCGCTGGCGGTGTTGCTCGACGCCCCCGACGTGTTGTGGGCCGGTCGCACCTCGGTCAACCCGGTGCACCGGATCGCGCCGGCCGCCGAGTGGCAGGTGAACGAGAACCGTTCCGCCACAAACCCGTCCACCGGGGCCCGGCTCGAGGTCGCCGACGATCGGCACGTGGTGCTGTCGGTGCCGTTGTCGGGAACCTGGATCAACATCCGGTTCACCCTGACCGAGGCCATCCGCAGCGGTGGCGCACCGGTCGTCGAGGTCGCCGATGCCGCGACCGCGATGCGCTCGGTGCTCGCGATCGCCGCGGGTGTCGACGGACCGGACGCCCTGCCGCAGGTCGTCGACGGGACCGCCAAGGTCACCGTGGCGTGGAACCCCGAGCAGGTCGCCGATCACACCGGTGTCACCGCGACCTTCGGTGCGCCGCTGGCGCCGACGCTCACCGTCGTGCCGGACGCGCTGGTCGGACGCTGCTGGCCCGCGGTGTTCGCCGCGATCGGTTCGGCCGTCACCGACTCCGGATTCCCGGTCGTCGAGGGCCTGCTGAGCCTGGTGCACCTGGATCACGCCGCGCACCTGCTGGCTGAGCTGCCGACCGAGCCGGCCGAATTGACCGTCACCGCAACGGCTTCGGCCGCCACCGACACCGAGGTCGGCCGGGTGGTTCCGGTTGAGGTGGTCGTGAAGGCAGCCGATGGCACCGAGCTGGCGAAGCTGGAGGAGCGGTTCGCGATCCGCGGCCGTACCGGCGAGACCGAGCTGACCGACCCGGTCCGGGCCGGTGGGGCGATCTCCGACAATGCCACCGACACCCCGCGCCGGCGCCGTCGCGACGTCACGGTCGGTGCGCCCGTGGACATGCGGCCCTTCGCCGTGGTGTCCGGTGACCACAACCCGATCCACACCGACCGGGCAGCGGCGCTGCTGGCCGGCCTGGAATCGCCGATCGTGCACGGCATGTGGCTGTCGGCCGCGGCGCAGCACGTCCTGACCGCCACCGACGGCAAGCCGATTCCGCCGGCCAAGCTGGTCGGCTGGACCGCCCGCTTCCTGGGCATGGTCAAGCCGGGCGACGAGGTCGACTTCCGCGTCGACCGGGTCGGAATCGACGTCGGCGCAGAGGTTGTCGAGGTTCAGGCCCGCATCGGGTCCGAGCTGGTGATGGCCGCGACCGCGCGTCTGGCCGCACCCAAGACCGTCTACGCGTTCCCCGGCCAGGGCATCCAGTCCAAGGGGATGGGCATGGAGGTCCGGGCCCGGTCCAAGGCCGCCCGCAAGGTGTGGGACAAGGCCGACAAGTTCACCCGCGAGACGCTGGGCTTCTCGGTGCTGCACGTGGTCCGCGACAACCCCACGTCGTTGATCGCTTCCGGTGTGCACTACGAGCACCCCGAGGGCGTGCTGTACCTGACCCAGTTCACCCAGGTCGCCATGGCCACCACGGCCGCGGCCCAGGTCGCCGAGATGCGTGAGCAGGGCGCGTTCGTCGAAGGCGCGATCGCCTGCGGTCACTCCGTCGGTGAGTACACCGCGCTGGCCTGCGTTTCCGGCGTCATCGAACTCGAAGGTCTGCTGGAGGCGGTGTTCCACCGCGGCTCCAAGATGCACGACATCGTGCCGCGTGACGAGCGGGGCCGGTCCAACTACCGGCTGGCTGCCATCAGGCCGTCGCAGATCGACCTCGCCGACGAGGACGTCGAGAGCTTCGTCGCCGAGATCGCCGAGCGCACAGGTGAATTCCTGCAGATCGTGAACTTCAACCTGCGCGGTTCGCAGTACGCGATCGCCGGAACCGTGCGCGGTCTGGAGGCGCTGGAGGAAGAGGTCGAGCGTCGTCGCGAGATCAGCGGCGGCAAGCGGTCGTTCATCCTGGTCCCCGGCATCGACGTGCCGTTCCACTCCAGCGTGCTGCGGGTGGGCGTGGACGACTTCCGGCGCAGCCTGGAACGCGTCCTGCCGCGCGACCGCGATCCGGAGTTGGTCGTCGGCCGCTACATCCCGAACCTGGTGCCCCGGCCGTTCACGCTGGACCGCGACTTCATCCAGGAGATCCGCGACCTGGTCCCGGCCGAGCCGCTCGACGAGATCCTCGCCGACTACGACACCTGGCGTAACGAGCGGCCGATCGAGTTGTGCCGCAAGATCGTCATCGAGCTGCTGGCTTGGCAGTTCGCCAGCCCGGTGCGCTGGATCGAGACCCAGGACCTGCTCTTCATCGAGGAGGCCGCGGGCGGACTCGGGGTGGAGCGGTTCGTCGAGATCGGTGTGAAGAACGCGCCGACGGTCGCCGGACTGGCCACCAACACGCTCAAGCTGCCCGAATACGCCCACAGCACCGTCGAGGTGCTCAACGCCGAGCGCGATGCCGCGGTGCTGTTCGCCAGCGACACCGATCCGGAGCCGGAGCCCGAGGTCGAAGAATCGGCCCCGGCGGCGGAATCCGAGTCTGCTCCTGCCGCCGAGGCAGCACCGGCTCCGGCGGCCGCACCTGCCGCCCCGTCCGGTGGCCCGCGGCCCGACGACATCACGTTCGACGCGGCCGACGCCACGGTGGGTCTCATCGCGCTGAGCGCCAAGATGCGCATCGACCAGATCGAGGCCCTGGACTCCATCGAGTCCATCACCGACGGTGCGTCCTCGCGTCGCAACCAGCTGTTGGTCGACCTGGGTTCCGAGCTGAACCTGGGCGCCATCGACGGTGCCGCCGAGGCGGATCTGGGCGCGCTCAAGGGACAGGTCAGCAAGCTGGCCCGTACCTACAAGCCGTTCGGTCCGGTGCTCTCTGACGCCATCAACGATCAGTTGCGCACGGTGTTCGGGCCGTCGGGCAAGCGCCCGGGCTACATCGCCGAGCGGGTCACCAAGACCTGGGAGCTGGGTCCGGGCTGGGCCAAGCACGTCACCGTCGAGGTGGCGCTGGGCACCCGTGAGGGCAGCAGCGTTCGCGGCGGCGACCTGGGTGGTCTGCACCCGGGCGCGCTGGCCAGTGCGGCCGACGTCGACAAGGTCATCGATGCGGCGGTGGCTGCGGTCGGTGCCCGCCAGGGTGTGCCCGTGAGCCTGCCCTCGGCCGGCGGTGCCGGTGGTGGCGGCGTGGTCGATTCGGCCGCACTCAACGAGTTCGCCGAGAAGGTCACGGGTCCCGACGGCGTGCTGGCCTCGGCCGCGCGCACGATTCTGGGCCAGCTCGGCTTGGATGTTCCAGTCACCCCGTCCGATGGCTCCGCGACCGATGCCGAACTGATCGACCTGGTCACCACCGAACTCGGTTCGGACTGGCCGCGATTGGTGGCTCCGGCGTTCGACGGCAAGAAGGCCGTCGTGTTCGACGACCGCTGGGCCAGCGCCCGTGAGGACCTGGTCAAGCTGTGGCTCGCCGGCGAGGACGAGATCGACACCGAATGGCCGCGCCTGTCGGAGCGGTTCGAGGGTGCCGGGCATGCCGTTGCCACGCAGGCGAATTGGTGGCAGGGCAAGGCTCTCGCCGCCGGCCGTACCATCCACGCCTCGCTGTTCGGTCGCATCGCGGCCGGCGCTGAAAACCCCGGAACCGGTCGGTATTCCAACGAGGTCGCCGTGGTGACCGGTGCGTCGAAGGGCTCGATCGCCTCGGCGGTCGTCGGGCAGCTGCTCGACGGCGGCGCCACCGTCATCGCGACCACCTCGCGTCTGGACGACGATCGGTTGGCGTTCTACAAGGAGCTGTACCGCGAGAACGCCCGTTTCGGTGCCACCCTGTGGGTGGTCCCGGCCAACATGGCGTCGTACTCCGACATCGACAAGCTGGTCGAGTGGGTCGGTAGCGAGCAGATCGAAAGCCTTGGGCCGCAATCGATCCACCTCAAGGATGCGCAGACCCCGACGCTGCTGTTCCCGTTCGCCGCACCGCGCGTGGCCGGGGACCTGTCGGAGGCGGGTTCACGCTCCGAGATGGAGATGAAGGTGCTGCTGTGGGCCGTTCAGCGGCTCATCGGCGGGCTGTCGACCATCGGTGCCGAGCGTGACATCGCCTCGCGTCTGCACGTGGTGCTCCCGGGCTCGCCGAACCGCGGCATGTTCGGTGGCGACGGTGCGTACGGCGAATCCAAGTCCGCGCTCGACGCGCTGGTGAACCGGTGGAGCGCCGAGTCGTCGTGGGCCGAGCGGGTCAGCCTGGCGCACGCGCTGATCGGCTGGACCAAGGGCACCGGACTGATGGGGCACAACGACGCCATCGTCAGCGCGGTCGAGGAAGCCGGTGTCACCACCTACAGCACCGCGGAGATGGCAGCCATGCTGCTGAACCTGTGCACGGTGGAGGCCAAGGTGGCCGCGGCTGAAGCGCCCATCAAGGCGGACCTGACCGGCGGTCTCGGCGACATCAAGATCGACATGGCCGAGCTGGCCGCCAAGGCCCGGGAAGACATGGAAGCCAAGGCTTCTTCGGCCTCCGAGGACGACGAGAACGAGGGCACGATCCCGGCCCTGCCGTCCCCGCCGCGCGGACACAACCCGGCGCCCGCGCCGGAGTGGGCCGATCTCGACGTCGACCCGGCCGACCTGGTGGTCATCGTCGGTGGCGCCGAGCTCGGACCGTACGGATCGTCGCGGACCCGCTTCGAGATGGAGGTCTCCGGCGAGCTGTCGGCGGCCGGTGTGCTGGAGCTGGCGTGGACGACCGGTCTGGTCAAGTGGGAAGACGACCCCAAGGCCGGCTGGTACGACACCCAGACCGGTGAGCTGGTGCCCGAATCGGAGATCGTGGAGCGCTACCACGACGCCGTCGTAGAGCGTTGCGGTATCCGCGAGTTCGTCGACGACGGCGCGATCGATCCCGATCACGCCTCGCCGCTGCTGGTCAGCGTGTTCCTGGACAAGGACTTCTCGTTCGTGGTCTCCAGTGAGGCCGACGCCCGGGCGTTCGTGTCCTTCGATCCCGAGCACACTGTGGCCCGGCCGGTGCCGGACTCCAGCGACTGGCAGGTGATCCGCAAGGCGGGCACCGAGATTCGGGTTCCGCGCAAGACCAAGCTGTCGCGTACGGTCGGCGCCCAGATCCCCACCGGGTTCGACCCGACGGTGTGGGGCATCACCCCGGACATGGCCAACTCGATCGACCGGGTTGCGCTGTGGAACATCGTGGCGACCGTGGATGCGTTCCTGTCCTCGGGCTTCACCCCGACCGAGCTGATGCGCTGGGTGCACCCGAGCCTGGTGGCGTCCACGCAGGGCACCGGCATGGGCGGCATGACCTCGATGCAGACCATGTACCACGGCAACCTGCTGGGCCGCGCCAAGCCGAACGACATCCTGCAGGAGGTGCTGCCGAACGTTGTTGCGGCACACGTCATGCAGAGCTACGTCGGTGGCTACGGCGCCATGGTCCACCCGGTCGGCGCCTGCGCCACCGCGGCGGTGTCGGTCGAGGAGGGTGTGGACAAGATCCGCCTCGGCAAGGCCGACCTGGTGATCGCAGGCGGCTTCGACGACCTGACGCTGGAAGCGATCATCGGCTTCGGTGACATGGCTGCCACGGCCGACACCGAGATGATGCGCGCCAAGGGCATCAGCGACTCGAAGTTCTCCCGTGCCAACGACCGTCGTCGCCTCGGCTTCCTGGAAGCCCAGGGTGGTGGCACCATCCTGCTGGCCCGCGGTGACCTCGCCGCCAAGATGGGCCTGCCGGTGCTGGCGGTCGTCGGCTACGCGCAGAGCTTCGCCGACGGTGTGCACACCTCGATCCCGGCTCCGGGCCTGGGTGCCCTTGGCGCCGGGCGCGGCGGCAAGGACTCGCAGCTGGCCCGCTCGCTGGCCAAGCTGGGCGTCGGCGCCGACGACATCGCGGTGATCTCCAAGCACGACACCTCGACGCTGGCCAACGATCCCAACGAGACCGAGCTGCACGAGCGGCTGGCCGACTCGATGGGTCGCTCGGCGGGCGCCCCGCTGTTCATCGTCAGCCAGAAGACGCTGACCGGGCACGCCAAGGGCGGCGCCGCGGTGTTCCAGATGATGGGTCTGTGCCAGATCCTGCGCGACGGCGTCATCCCGCCGAACCGCAGCCTGGACTGCGTCGACGACGAGCTGGCCACCTCCGGCCACTTCGTCTGGGTGCGCGAAGCCCTCGACCTGCGTGGGAAGTTCCCGCTCAAGGCCGGTCTGGTCACCAGCCTCGGCTTCGGTCACGTGTCGGGTCTGGTTGCCCTGGTGCACCCGGAGGCGTTCATCGCGGCGCTGGATCCGGCCGAGCGCGACGACTACCGCAAGCGTGCCGAGCAGCGCACGCTGGCCGGTCAGCGTCGACTGGCCGGGGCGATCGCCGGTGGGCGTCCGATGTACGAGAAGCCCGCCGACCGCCGGTTCGACCACGATGTGCCGGAGAAGCGTCAGGAAGCAGCGATGTTGCTGAACGCGGACGCCCGACTCGGAGACGACGATCTCTATGTGCGGTGA